The Nomia melanderi isolate GNS246 chromosome 13, iyNomMela1, whole genome shotgun sequence sequence ttaaatagtaatattttttacatgcaGTGAAGAACAAAAGCACTTAAGGAAGAGAACTATACTTTTTCAATTTGTAGTTACTTCTTTAATGTACATTAACtctaaagaatattaaattattattaacaaacttcaatataaaaaatatagattgttttattgttatatttttattatgtaaatgcTTCTGTTTAGGTGATATGATTAAATTGAGAGCTACAGATGCCCGTGCTCGTCAAGAATGGGTTGATAAATTACGTGCTGTGACAGAGATGTATACCAGGGCAATAGCGAGCAGTCATCCTCCTTTGCCTCCAAGAGAACATTCGGCAAATGCCAATAGAAATCCAGTGGCTAAATTAGAAGTATTAGATGCATTTGCTAATTGTCAGGAACAATTAAGCAAAGTAGAGAAACACAACCATGCGTTAGCACAAACTATTGagaattcgaatttaaatttagATCCAGACCTATTAGTCCTTAAGGCTACTGCATACACTACATTACACACATTAAGTCAatgtttgaatatattatatcagTAGTTCTTTACTGAGAATCTTATTATCACTGATAAAAGACTCAGAGATTTTTTATCTACATGTATGAGAtgcatttcaattatttccagCAAATTATGTTTTAAACCTCTTATTGACAATCCAATTGTATGTTCTTCCAAGTCAGTGTTATGGGAGAGTTTGCCTTCTTATCAAATAGtagataacaaataaataattatcgtgtatttgtaaaacttaagcataatacattaattgtattgaAGATCTCTAAAGACCTTTCTACTTTGATCAATGGAAATTCACAGCCTTCGTATTAatgcaaaaaataaatttgtaaacagatagattcatataattccattttctggaatgaaattagaattaaattagtACTTACAATTATTCCATATAAGTATCTTAGTAAACAAAAAAATGATGCACCTATAAGCATTCATTGGTTATTGCTGCCaagaaaagtttattattaaGAGATAAGCGTAAAGAGATCAgtcatatttatattgtttattgagGAATTAGTTTTTGCCGACAGCACGGGTATGTTGAAAATGTAAGAGAAACGGCGGAATGTGTAGTTTCATCTCGCAATAAATGCCAAGGTCAAGGAATCGGGTGAAGGTAAACAACCAGCAGACTTTTACTCTGCTTAAAGAGCAGATTTGATCAGTGTGAATGTGTTGTGGTCCTCGGGAGGATCACGGTTGTTCTCTCTTATAGTATTAAATTGCAGTTAATATTCTTGTTAATATAATCATGATAACAAATTAGGATATGCATAATgacataaaaacatttttattttacttttgaatATGATATTCTGTGttttaaatcaatattaaatgtaatttcgacAATTGTTCAATATGCTATCTAatgctaaataaaaaatattgttaaaattaaaagaactttGAAACAAACATGTCTATTACACCTAATTCAGAATTATTGACTGAAGCGGCAGGCGTTAAGATCTTTATGACACGTTTATCAAAAGGAGAATGTTCATCAAATGTACTTTCAATCACGGGAAAAATTCGTATAAcattagaaaagataaaagaagcCAAGTCTTGTGGATTTCATCTGACAAAATCAAAATGGGATCCTTATCCTTGGATAAGTTGCGTCGAAACTGGTAGCATCGCGGATGTGGGCGGTCTTAGGTAAGATTAATTAAAGTCATAATACTacatcattttataaatttaattaaattgtcgCGTTTCAGGGCTGGCGACTGTTTAGTGAGTATCGATGGAAAAGATTTAATAGgattaagaataaaagaaattgcgGCGCGCATTCACCAACATCAGGAACAAAACATAGATATATTTGTTTGGAGGTATATTACCGAGGAAGAAGAACAGACAGAagcaggaataattatgaaaggaCCCCTACCCGATGTTGCAAAGAAACTTGCAAACGCGGTATCTGGAGTAGTATGTAAACAAATTCCTTTGTACAATGTcttcgttaaaatattattctctgaTTTTTCTCGAATATAcgctatattgtatttttaatgaaattatcatGTACTTAGGTGAAAGCTTTAGAATGTCCAATTTGCTTGGAGAGTTCACTGCCCCCAGTCTCCCAGTGTGTTCACGGACACATTATTTGCGTAGGATGCAGACCAAGGACATCCCGTTGTCCAGTTTGCAGAGTTAGATTGGGTCAAGGTCGATGTTTGCTAGCAGATAAACTTTGTAAGGTGTTCAAAGATACATTCGACATAAAGGATgatttatatgataatatagAAAATCAACGTTGGAGTCTCCGAGATCGTCTTTTTGGCAAAAATAGCAAAATCACGCCATCAGAAAAGTCAAAAAGTAGCGGTGCAATTCTGAAAGCACGACAATTATTGTTGAGTAAATTATTCCTTGGCGGGACAGAGAAAGCTGCTTCAGCGGATAATTTGACAACggtttccaatgaaatatccaatatcaatgaaacgacgacCAACAGTTTAAAATTCGAAGAATGTATGAGATTATGCGATCGCACCAAGTCTGCAAGCACAGGAGAATTATCAAAGGAAACGCTGAAAAATGTTATGAACGATCGTTTAGAAAATGATAGTCCTGCTAGAATGTCAAGCACTATCAGTTTAATGTCCAATGTGCCTCCTACACCAATTTGGGAAGGTTCAATGGACTCTGTATCTTGTACACAAATAGTATGCCCTTTTTTCAAACAATACGACTGTAGAGATATCATTATGTCTGACTTAATATTGCAACACTTGAGTGAAGTTCATGAAGTGCCCCATGTACATTTTTATTCCACTCCTGTACAGATTCCATTACCACTTCCTTTTGGCATTAATGCTGTTTATGTATTGCATTATGGTGGAGACCTTTTTTTCTTACAGGTATACTCTCTATTATAATAGAAGATTATTTAAGCTATTATATCGTATAGAAAATAGTATTATGAATTATGAATATACAGTATGAACAGGAAGCTGTCTGGATGTCGTGTGCAATGGGAGGAAGAAATGCATGGGAATGGACTTTGCACGGCCAAGGAGAAAACGGAACCGAGATAAAAATGCGAAGAAACGTCGCCAGTCTTGAAATCCCCGTGACTGTATCATCACAGCATATTGCACCGTTACCAAACTCATTGTCATTGCACACATTAGGCATTCAGTTAAGAGAGTACCGCTTACACGAACAGTCGGGTGTATGACAAAGTGCATATACGTATGATGTAAAAAGAGTAACAAAAttgcttatttattattattataagataaaaattaacaaatacatTGTGTTAATATATGAAATCTTCATACAGGATCATCACAATATTAATGCAAGAATACTTAAGTATGTAATATAGAATGCATtatgaaatgtaattatatataaatgcatatttaatgttaaaactaACATtggtaaaatgttaaaatgtttttcattgaatttgcAAAAAATACAAATAGATAACAATGAAACATgcttatctttttattttcaaggCACTTGATGTATTATGAAAGATATCAAGTTTATATAATCATGGGGTATTACGTAATATACTGTCCATGTAtggtttgaaaaattcatattgACCAGTCCGTGCCGCTTGGCCGGCCATAATATCGTATGCATATTTTAATACTGctaaatagttttcttttccAACTATATTCAACTGGACATTAAAAACATGCGTATCGCAGGAAGGCATCATTTTTTTACCAATTGGTACGCAtagcttcctttttttctttggcTCAGGCGGCGTGTCTGTTACTTctgattcttctttctttttatctctTTTTGGACAACTACAAACTCTAACAGGAAGTCTACGTCTACCGAGTACCGTTTTTTTGTGATTCtccaaagtaaaaattaattctgtGGGTCTACGATTCATGCCAGATGGACAACTATTCTTGCATAAAAACTTGAAATTCATTAGCACATACTGTGAGCCAGCTTGTGGTGTACGAAGAGGCGTCAAAACAGACAGATGTTCATTTCTTTCTTCATACATGCTAGAATGATCTAAACAACGCACAACATGTTTAATAACTCGTGGATCTACATCTCGATTGTTTACATTGTTTAATGCCATATGGTTATGACACCTTTTAACCGGATCACTTGCATATTGATCTAAACTAAAAACCATAGTAGTACGCAAGAATAAACCATCCTCAGGTGGATCCCACTTGAAACGTAATGGCAGTGTTTCATCcatattaataaataccttTCTCAGTATTTGAGAAtactattaacaaaaaaaaaagagaaaaaaaagaagaaatatattgaatttaaattcttattttataaataatctataaattaaatgaaatacttaCAACCCAATATTTGCTAAAATCTTGATTAgctaatgaaaattgaaaatcataaCAACCAGCAAATTCTTCTCTTATAGGAGCTCCAGTTTCTGGTTCTGGATAATATTCAGGAGATTCATTACTTTTTACTTGTTCTTCTCCTATGTATTGTTGTGTTAAGTTAGTTAAGTCatatttttcatcaatttcatCTTCCATCATGTTCTCTGTTAATAACGGTAACGTATTGCTTCCGCTGTATCaaatgacaaaaatatataatgagaatgtttctgaaattttattaaaaattttgtttatattacgCTATACtattgtaagaaatataataattgtattatactaTCTTATGAATTTGATCATACTTTCATAAAAGAAATGTCCATAATTTCTGATTGATGTCAATAATATCTTTTCATACTACGACGTAAGAGAGTTTAGTCTTAAAACGAGGAAAATCGAAacaaaaatatgataataaaagtatttcttACATTTCTCGCTGCAGTTCCGAAAAAGCATCATCATCAAGCAAAGCTGATTCTTGTGAATCTGAGAATCCGTTTGAATTGGTCATATTTCCGTAGAATGTTTACTATGCAATAAATGTGACAAAACAAATTCACACTAAACTTCAACCGTGTTCCGGCAGAAAGACGCCATTTGTATCCGCGGGAAATCCTTTGTTTAAATTAAGGATAATTTTCATCAATCATAAGAcagtttacaaaatatttaaaacgacttcatgtaacaatattttatattatttttatgagattaaatttgattgtttttgtATGACGTATAAAGTAAatcgaaaatttgtttaataataattttgatccTACGTCACTAATAAAGAACATGGATatgaatgaaataagaaaatgtaCTGTAGTGTCAAGTTGTTGATTAAAGTtcctatattaatattattcaataataattacagttatttgtaatatttaactctttataCTATATACTGTAATTCTAATATACCAATTGGTGGACAGCTTAAATGTTTCAACCTAGATGGCGCATTGCACTCTCTCTAGTACACTTTTTTTActcgtaaaaatattaaatactaattagaaacagtataaagaataattatcgACGCTTGTTATTATCGCAGGAGAATTCAGAAAACAAATTACCAACagaagaataaattttaattataatttgtgcTTGTTGTTTCtggattttattattcttatcctCTATTGACACTGTGTATTCAGAATAATGAATGGCAACTCACACGGggtgtaaattaataataaaaaatactttatgtattttatttatcatattaaacAGAGTATCTATATTGCATATATTCCATGAGCACGTGTCACGTTATTTTATGGCGGGAATAACATGTGGCGCGCCACGGTAATGTACGTCAAATGCATGAAGCAAACGACTCCAATATGGCGAATGTGAGGGATAGTGATACGTCGTTGTGGCTTCATAACAAGCTTGGAACGTCAAATGATAGCTGGACTGGAAGTTCAATTTGTTCACAACTCAATGCAGAAGTATTACGGAATATCAAAGATTGTTTTCCAGATCTTCAAACGCAAGTTAAACTTAAGTTACTACTTTCGTTCTTTCACATACCGAGACGGAATGTTGAGGAGGTAGGACAGTTTGCTTATTGTAAACACTTAACATACGTGTAGAAATATAAACATACTTCTTCTGTATACAAATTATACAATCTCCGACGAAGCGTTTAATGTGATAAATTCTTAATTATACCGACTCGCATTGCAGGGACGTCacttatttaactttatttaaatgCTAGATGTTTTTTGAACGCGTAGTAAATAACCGTGCTCTATATGTGATTAAACTTACAAAATTAACCGTGGTTTCAAtctaataatgttaaataattgtgTTTTTTGGAAGGAtgtaatgaatttttctagataatagaatttattttattacattctattttattttactttatttatgctATAATTCTATGGAATTGTGTAGTGGCGCGTTGAACTGGAAGAAATTATTGAGGTGGCATCCCTCGATAGTGAGCTATGGGTATCAATGTTATCCGAAGCGATGAAGACCTTTCCATCTACGGGTTCTTTGAACACTGACATCACAGACTTGGATGAACATAGACCTATTTTTGGAGAGCTAGTCAACGACCTCAGAAAACTTCTAAAAAAGCAAAATGACCCAGCAATGCTTCCATTAGAATGTCATTATCTTAATAAGACTGCACTTACTTCTGTGGTTGGCCAACAACCAACACCAGTTAAGCATTTCACATTGAAAAGGAAACCAAAAAGTGCTGCTTTAAGAGCAGAGCTACTTCAGAAGAGTACTGATGcggcgaacaatttaaaaaagagTACTGCACCCACAGTACCTGTGAGGAGTAGAGGTATGCCCAGGAAAATGACTGACACAAGTAAGTTCATTTGTTTGATTGCAcatgttaattaaaagaaatgataaaccaatcgatatttaatattttgtttaacttCCAGCACCATTGAAAGGAATTCCAAGTAGAGTTCCAACAAGTGGTTTTCGATCACCGTCTCTCACAAGTTCTTCAATGTCTAATAGAACGCCTCTTAGTAGTAGGATTCGTAAAGACGGCGGTATTAAATTACTGGACATTAATGAGCAACCAATTGGATATGCTCAGGcaaagaaacgaaagagaatgaTGGAAATAGAAGAACAACAAAAGAAGGTTGCAGAAGCTCAAGCAGCTGCAGCTGCTGCTGCATCGACAGCGACAACAACAACAGAAACGTCGACTACTCCGGAGTATGCTCAAGGATTAGCCTCTATAAATCCACCAGCTACGCCAATTACCCCGGTGGTAGCATCTGTACAGCCTTATGCGACGCCTACTACTCTAAGTGGAGCATCAACAGTAACTACCCCCCAAACTCGTATGTTTTTATCTTTTAAAGTCGTTAATATACATCGATCGTACAAAAAAATAATCAAGTTACTATTATACAGCCACAACTCCAACTACACCTACAACTCCAAGTACAGTACTACCAATCACAACACCGACGGTTATTACACCGATAGAAAGCACACCTGTCGGAGTGCAAACCGTTAGACCAGCGCAAACCGTTACGCAGATTCGCATACAAACTACCGCACAACCGGCCAATGCGGCTGCTAATACAAGAAAGGGTCTATCTCTCACGGtacgtaaaaatattataatgcgATCAAATTAATGAGttgtacttttaataataaaaagttctATCTTTTCAGCGAGAACAAATGTTGGAAGCACAAGAAATGTTTAGAACAGCTAATAAAGTTACTAGGCCAGAGAAGGCTCTTATTTTAGGTTTCATGGCTGGCTCCAGGGGTATGTGTTTTATATATGATGTAAATACTGTATAAACTAATCGACTGACTAGATTTTGTATCACATGTGTCAACGAGAGAATGCcttatttattgtttgattatttttttttagataatCCATGTCCGAAACTGGGAAATATAGTTACAGTAATgctatcagaaaatattgaagaagtAACGCAACCAGATGGAACAACGGTGTCGATGCTGGTTGAAACGCATTTCCAAATGAATTACACAAATGGCGAATGGAAGAGGATAAAAAAGAATCGCCGAATTGTAACAGAAGAATCTACATCTACTGCGACACCAGCTCCCAGTGCAACTGCTACGGCTtccaactaaaaaaaaaaaaaagaaagaaagcacAAGAAACCAAAAAATGTGGTCAGATTAAGATTACCTAGGTCAATCATTCTGTCATTATTTGAATGATATCTTTCTAATGTAAAAAGTCTGTTTTTATGTatagtaaaaaaagaattaactgTGCAATGCACAATATGGCCTACGTGTCTCATATGGTGTAAGTGGACTTCTGTATCACGTTTCTGTAGTAAAGCTTTGAGGTATATACATGTTAAAGTTATaacatgaaaaaaaaaaacacttgTGTTAaccgaaaatatatttaagaaattacgATACTTCGTATTTGTTTAGCTAAACAATGAAGCGACTAAAGtaagaaattcgaattttcttttgttattgacAACGATTTTGTTTAACCTTTAACTATACGTCTGGTTTCACCGACAATGAACCATTTATCGGatcaattattcgattaaaaaatgaaatactattCAATGATTGATAATGTGATATCTTCTATTGTAGGAAAAGCCGGACATGTATTTAATTCAAATACGATTATTACCGTTcgcaatttaaatttatatataaatatgtttctcCATTTAATAAGAACAATCTAAAAggttataatattgttatttaaataaaatatgattatattgattaattaatgttgaattaattgaattttatcagTTAATGCAAGTTATTTAAGTAACACAATTTTGAATTCAAGGTTAACTATATACGTTATTCCGTTTGACACTGCCCTCTGTATCTTGTATGATATGAAACGAAGAGAAGTTACAAAAGAATGACAGAAAGTATTTAAATCAATTCTTTCCTCGTAGATAATGCAAcgaatttgataaacattaaattaaatctaaaaAATTCAGTAGCTTCTTTCAGTGTTCTTGATTAAAATGCATCGTTCGTATGAAAAGTGAGTTATATAACCTTTCCAAAATTCAAGCATAAGACTTCTCGTATTCGATTTTTATTGTTCGCTAAAGTATTTTCATAAGTTATTGGAACTAAACATCTCATTTTCTGTCATAAATACTTTGATATTGACATaatcaataattcatttataatgttCCGATTTTTAACGTCTTTACGTCCACAAGTTTACAAAGCGGTAAGTTATTTAACCTAACAAACATAGTTCTCGTTATTTCGATGTACAAAAttagaagaatatttgaaaGGTTGTTTGAACATTCAAAGAACGACCctgataatgtaattaatagtaaaataataagtacaaacagatttatattttttgcaGGCCACTATTCTATCTTCTACAGAAACTAAGAATCAAATACTCGTAAAAAATGCACGCAGTATTTGCGCCAGTTCCCAACTATTTTGCTGTCGACCTCTGGTTCAAAAACCTGCTCCTGATTTCTCCGGAACAGCCGTGGTTAACGGTGATTTCAAGGAAATAAAACTAAGCGATTATAAGGGCAAATACGTTGTCCTTTTCTTTTATCCCTTAGATTTGTAAGTGAATAGCATAGGAAAGTCTAAGAGAAGTTGGTTGTAttggaattaaattaatattttcatttctagcACATTTGTATGTCCTACTGAGTTAATAGCATTCAGTGAAAGGATCTCGGAGTTCAAAGCTTTGAATGCACAAGTGATCGGAGTATCTACAGATTCTCACTTCAGCCATCTAGCTTGGATGAACACTCCAAGGAAGCAGGGTGGTCTGGGTGGTGATTTAGGCTATCCCCTTCTTAGtgattttaaaaaagaaatatcatcTAAATACAATGTCCTACTCGAAGACTCTGGTATAGCCTTACGTGGATTGTTCATCATAGACAAAGAAGGAATATTGAGACAACTTAGTATAAATGATTTGCCAGTTGGTAGAAGTGTTGACGAAACACTGAGGCTCATCAAGGCTTTCCAATTTGTGGAGAAACACGGGGAAGTGTGTCCTGCTAATTGGCAACCGGATTCAAAGACTATTAAACCGAATCCAAAGGATAGCAAACAGTACTTTGAATCTGTGAATAAAGCATAAAATGTAACATattgcattaaaatataatgtaccCTAATgtaaagtaatatatttatatatatatatatatatatatatacacatattatatataaaccACTGAAATAATCAAACAGCATTTTATTTACCATCAATGGtcagattaaaaatattcatgcaTTTCCCATAAAGTACACTAAAGTAAAGATCTCGAAATAGCTTGAAAACCCGACGTTCAATAATgcctttttaattattgtattcgaacgaa is a genomic window containing:
- the LOC116433505 gene encoding oxysterol-binding protein-related protein 11 encodes the protein MMNVQIRHPYEGLLHKYTNAMKGWQYRWFILSPETGELHYFLSESEKNQRPRCSIYLAGAVIAPSDEDSNTFTVNSATGDMIKLRATDARARQEWVDKLRAVTEMYTRAIASSHPPLPPREHSANANRNPVAKLEVLDAFANCQEQLSKVEKHNHALAQTIENSNLNLDPDLLVLKATAYTTLHTLSQCLNILYQ
- the LOC116433502 gene encoding uncharacterized protein LOC116433502 isoform X2 → MSITPNSELLTEAAGVKIFMTRLSKGECSSNVLSITGKIRITLEKIKEAKSCGFHLTKSKWDPYPWISCVETGSIADVGGLRAGDCLVSIDGKDLIGLRIKEIAARIHQHQEQNIDIFVWRYITEEEEQTEAGIIMKGPLPDVAKKLANAVSGVVKALECPICLESSLPPVSQCVHGHIICVGCRPRTSRCPVCRVRLGQGRCLLADKLCKVFKDTFDIKDDLYDNIENQRWSLRDRLFGKNSKITPSEKSKSSGAILKARQLLLSKLFLGGTEKAASADNLTTVSNEISNINETTTNSLKFEECMRLCDRTKSASTGELSKETLKNVMNDRLENDSPARMSSTISLMSNVPPTPIWEGSMDSVSCTQIVCPFFKQYDCRDIIMSDLILQHLSEVHEVPHVHFYSTPVQIPLPLPFGINAVYVLHYGGDLFFLQEAVWMSCAMGGRNAWEWTLHGQGENGTEIKMRRNVASLEIPVTVSSQHIAPLPNSLSLHTLGIQLREYRLHEQSGV
- the LOC116433502 gene encoding uncharacterized protein LOC116433502 isoform X4; its protein translation is MSITPNSELLTEAAGVKIFMTRLSKGECSSNVLSITGKIRITLEKIKEAKSCGFHLTKSKWDPYPWISCVETGSIADVGGLRAGDCLVSIDGKDLIGLRIKEIAARIHQHQEQNIDIFVWRYITEEEEQTEAGIIMKGPLPDVAKKLANAVSGVVKALECPICLESSLPPVSQCVHGHIICVGCRPRTSRCPVCRVRLGQENQRWSLRDRLFGKNSKITPSEKSKSSGAILKARQLLLSKLFLGGTEKAASADNLTTVSNEISNINETTTNSLKFEECMRLCDRTKSASTGELSKETLKNVMNDRLENDSPARMSSTISLMSNVPPTPIWEGSMDSVSCTQIVCPFFKQYDCRDIIMSDLILQHLSEVHEVPHVHFYSTPVQIPLPLPFGINAVYVLHYGGDLFFLQYEQEAVWMSCAMGGRNAWEWTLHGQGENGTEIKMRRNVASLEIPVTVSSQHIAPLPNSLSLHTLGIQLREYRLHEQSGV
- the LOC116433502 gene encoding uncharacterized protein LOC116433502 isoform X1 is translated as MSITPNSELLTEAAGVKIFMTRLSKGECSSNVLSITGKIRITLEKIKEAKSCGFHLTKSKWDPYPWISCVETGSIADVGGLRAGDCLVSIDGKDLIGLRIKEIAARIHQHQEQNIDIFVWRYITEEEEQTEAGIIMKGPLPDVAKKLANAVSGVVKALECPICLESSLPPVSQCVHGHIICVGCRPRTSRCPVCRVRLGQGRCLLADKLCKVFKDTFDIKDDLYDNIENQRWSLRDRLFGKNSKITPSEKSKSSGAILKARQLLLSKLFLGGTEKAASADNLTTVSNEISNINETTTNSLKFEECMRLCDRTKSASTGELSKETLKNVMNDRLENDSPARMSSTISLMSNVPPTPIWEGSMDSVSCTQIVCPFFKQYDCRDIIMSDLILQHLSEVHEVPHVHFYSTPVQIPLPLPFGINAVYVLHYGGDLFFLQYEQEAVWMSCAMGGRNAWEWTLHGQGENGTEIKMRRNVASLEIPVTVSSQHIAPLPNSLSLHTLGIQLREYRLHEQSGV
- the LOC116433502 gene encoding uncharacterized protein LOC116433502 isoform X3; translation: MTRLSKGECSSNVLSITGKIRITLEKIKEAKSCGFHLTKSKWDPYPWISCVETGSIADVGGLRAGDCLVSIDGKDLIGLRIKEIAARIHQHQEQNIDIFVWRYITEEEEQTEAGIIMKGPLPDVAKKLANAVSGVVKALECPICLESSLPPVSQCVHGHIICVGCRPRTSRCPVCRVRLGQGRCLLADKLCKVFKDTFDIKDDLYDNIENQRWSLRDRLFGKNSKITPSEKSKSSGAILKARQLLLSKLFLGGTEKAASADNLTTVSNEISNINETTTNSLKFEECMRLCDRTKSASTGELSKETLKNVMNDRLENDSPARMSSTISLMSNVPPTPIWEGSMDSVSCTQIVCPFFKQYDCRDIIMSDLILQHLSEVHEVPHVHFYSTPVQIPLPLPFGINAVYVLHYGGDLFFLQYEQEAVWMSCAMGGRNAWEWTLHGQGENGTEIKMRRNVASLEIPVTVSSQHIAPLPNSLSLHTLGIQLREYRLHEQSGV
- the p53 gene encoding p53 encodes the protein MTNSNGFSDSQESALLDDDAFSELQREIGSNTLPLLTENMMEDEIDEKYDLTNLTQQYIGEEQVKSNESPEYYPEPETGAPIREEFAGCYDFQFSLANQDFSKYWVYSQILRKVFINMDETLPLRFKWDPPEDGLFLRTTMVFSLDQYASDPVKRCHNHMALNNVNNRDVDPRVIKHVVRCLDHSSMYEERNEHLSVLTPLRTPQAGSQYVLMNFKFLCKNSCPSGMNRRPTELIFTLENHKKTVLGRRRLPVRVCSCPKRDKKKEESEVTDTPPEPKKKRKLCVPIGKKMMPSCDTHVFNVQLNIVGKENYLAVLKYAYDIMAGQAARTGQYEFFKPYMDSILRNTP
- the Nelf-A gene encoding negative elongation factor A isoform X1; its protein translation is MHEANDSNMANVRDSDTSLWLHNKLGTSNDSWTGSSICSQLNAEVLRNIKDCFPDLQTQVKLKLLLSFFHIPRRNVEEWRVELEEIIEVASLDSELWVSMLSEAMKTFPSTGSLNTDITDLDEHRPIFGELVNDLRKLLKKQNDPAMLPLECHYLNKTALTSVVGQQPTPVKHFTLKRKPKSAALRAELLQKSTDAANNLKKSTAPTVPVRSRGMPRKMTDTTPLKGIPSRVPTSGFRSPSLTSSSMSNRTPLSSRIRKDGGIKLLDINEQPIGYAQAKKRKRMMEIEEQQKKVAEAQAAAAAAASTATTTTETSTTPEYAQGLASINPPATPITPVVASVQPYATPTTLSGASTVTTPQTPTTPTTPTTPSTVLPITTPTVITPIESTPVGVQTVRPAQTVTQIRIQTTAQPANAAANTRKGLSLTREQMLEAQEMFRTANKVTRPEKALILGFMAGSRDNPCPKLGNIVTVMLSENIEEVTQPDGTTVSMLVETHFQMNYTNGEWKRIKKNRRIVTEESTSTATPAPSATATASN
- the Nelf-A gene encoding negative elongation factor A isoform X2; protein product: MLSEAMKTFPSTGSLNTDITDLDEHRPIFGELVNDLRKLLKKQNDPAMLPLECHYLNKTALTSVVGQQPTPVKHFTLKRKPKSAALRAELLQKSTDAANNLKKSTAPTVPVRSRGMPRKMTDTTPLKGIPSRVPTSGFRSPSLTSSSMSNRTPLSSRIRKDGGIKLLDINEQPIGYAQAKKRKRMMEIEEQQKKVAEAQAAAAAAASTATTTTETSTTPEYAQGLASINPPATPITPVVASVQPYATPTTLSGASTVTTPQTPTTPTTPTTPSTVLPITTPTVITPIESTPVGVQTVRPAQTVTQIRIQTTAQPANAAANTRKGLSLTREQMLEAQEMFRTANKVTRPEKALILGFMAGSRDNPCPKLGNIVTVMLSENIEEVTQPDGTTVSMLVETHFQMNYTNGEWKRIKKNRRIVTEESTSTATPAPSATATASN
- the Tpx-3 gene encoding thioredoxin peroxidase 3; amino-acid sequence: MFRFLTSLRPQVYKAATILSSTETKNQILVKNARSICASSQLFCCRPLVQKPAPDFSGTAVVNGDFKEIKLSDYKGKYVVLFFYPLDFTFVCPTELIAFSERISEFKALNAQVIGVSTDSHFSHLAWMNTPRKQGGLGGDLGYPLLSDFKKEISSKYNVLLEDSGIALRGLFIIDKEGILRQLSINDLPVGRSVDETLRLIKAFQFVEKHGEVCPANWQPDSKTIKPNPKDSKQYFESVNKA